A window of Magnolia sinica isolate HGM2019 chromosome 13, MsV1, whole genome shotgun sequence genomic DNA:
ATTATATTCTTTTCAATATTTGATAGCAGTTATTttttgaatgaaagaaaaaaatgaattatacaaAATAATCACTAACCTTATACATCgttaagattttttaaaataagataTAAGGTAATCATTATCTACtgaattaaaattttctattttactaTTTAAACAACATCGTTTGTGTCCAATAATATCTGAAATATATATAGCTTCCATGgataaaaaatttcacaaaaaaaaatactCAAGTACTTCATATGATTACTACAACTATGCTCTAACACAGTATACACCCCCAAATTTTGAGAtatatcatgttcacattttcTACCCACCGGACATAAGGTCTAAAAATCTTCCAAACATGTGCACCATGTTAGCACATGTGACAAAATCACCTCCTCAAGACATGCCCATCCATTGTACTTTCAGGAAAAGGACCTCATTCCATGTGTCCAAGTGACCGATCTATCTGCAATTCCTAGAAGACCAAAAGTATATACCAAAATGACTTAAAACTAATGCAATTAGTAATATTGGCATCCTACGTACTTTCGGTATTAGAGCAGCACACTCTTCTTACCATTTTAATTCCTCAGGGTAGAAGAATAGTTGCATGTAgaagtgtagatggtctatcacTCCCATGACAATGATGATAGAGTGTTGAGTGCATGCACTGAGCTGGTATACTTGATTTTCAAGAATAGCATACTTAAATGTATGGACCAGCTGCATCACCACATTAAGATGTAGATGTGATTCTGATGAATGGTACTGTCCACACCAAAGTttaaaaacttgaaaaaaaaaaaaaaaaaaactgtgtaaTTTCATTGATATGTGAGGAAATTACATTTCGGGCtttctcaagaaaaaaaaaaaaaaaaaaaaaagaacctaaGAAGCACCTATCATATCGGAGCCAGGAGAAAATTGAGCCCAAATAAAACAAAACTAATTACCTCTCCCTAACAGCGCCTAAACCCACCTTGTCCAGGAATATTAGCCCCTCTTACCTGCGGAGGGAGCTCAACCAATCGGTCGCCGAGAAAGTCTACCTGCCCATCGCTCCCCATGCGGGCCAAAGCATCCGCAGGTGCATTACCCTCCCTGAAAATATGCCAAAAATCCACCTGCCCTTGAAGACGAAGCCTCTCTATCCTGATCAACCAATATTTCCGTTTCCAGCCCAAGCCGATGTTCTCGTTTAAGATCTTCACTACTAGCTGAGAATCAGACTCAATCACCACTCTAAAATAGCCCATTGAGAGGTAAAGAGAAAGCCCATCATGGACTGCACGTAATTCAGCTCCCACGTTGGATGAAACCTCATAACCAGCCGCGAACCTAAATAAAAATTGACCCTTGTCACTCCTACAAACTCCTCTGCCCCCAGACAAGCCCGGATTTTCTCTGGAGGACCCATCAACATTCATTTTAACCCAGGTGGCGGGAGGTTTAAGCCATTTCACCACCGATTGCCTGCCTGAGCACCCCCTACTTGAAATCCCTGCTGCTGCTCGGCCATACAGGGGACGATCCACTCCCAGCAATGCAACTCCTGACCACCCCCTGATTAAGCTTTCTGCCGAAATTCCATCTCTTGGCCTGCTGACGTTAGACAACCACCAAGATATACGGGCTACCACTACTGTAGATGAGGGGGTCATCCCCTCATACACCACCGCATTTCGCGCCTTCCACAACTCCCAAAAGATAAACATAGGCGCCAACTTTTGCAAGAGGAAAACTCTGGTCCCGACCACAGCGGAACTCCATCATTGGGATAACTTGGACTCAACCAAGGGAGCCTACATCATGCTGATCCCAAACACCATACCAAAATAGTTCCAGGTAGAGGTGGCTAGCTCTCCATTTAGGAACAAATGAAATAATGGACTCACCTGCAAGGCCCTAGACTGAGTTCATCGGGCAGCAAACACATTTTGGAGCTAGATGAATACCCCGAGATTGGATGACACCCTCCACCGACACCGAATTATATAGCAGCTTCCAAGCAAACAAAGAGACTTTTGGAGGGAGCTTACCATACCAAACCCATCTCGCTCAACCCTTTCGAGGGGAAGAAACTTTGCTTTTAGCCCAAGCAGATTTAACCGAGAACAGACACGAGGAAGTATAAGGCCAATTGGGGTGTCCGGGCCTTCGGATAAATAAAAACCTGCTTGGGAGATATATTCTACCATGTACTGACGGAGGAGATCTAAAACCACCGAGGAGGGAGAGGGGCCGTTTGGGCTTAAGAACTGCTGGACCTTCATCGACGTTAACCCTTGAGGGATAATTCAGAGACCAACGATTGGAGAGGGCCTGGCCTTGTCCAGTTCGCATTCCATAAACTGCATTCCCCAACTCCAATGCTCGCATTCCAAAGTTTAAAAACTCAAGCAAAGTTCTGAGTTGACTTGGACAAGTGGATTGGCTCAAATTTTCATTAAAGacttgaaacaaaaaaaaaaagaagcaaatatgGATAAAACTCAGTCAAGACTCTAGACCCATGAAAGATGAATTGGCTTAGAAAAGATTTGAagaaaatggttgaaatttgactcCAATGTACAACATTTATAGATGAGAATTGCAAAATGCTCCAGCGGTAGCTCTtagagcactgtaagttatagtgctcctagttgcattgggacacctGGACAGTCTAATTGATTGATCTAGATTGTTCATTAAGTCCGACATATATTTCATGGGCTACATCAAAACATCGCACTGattgaacatatataccattTAATCAATAGCCTTAAATAAAATGGTCAAAGTCATTCACACAAAATGTATgggtctgaaaattaatttaatcCATTTATTTGTTAGGGACCACCCTGGATTGCCCTTGACTTTGAAGAATCAATTTTGTTAGGCAATCGTAGCCATTCCatatccatggcttggaaaaaggatgcgtaaagaaaataaagacaaaTTAAGAATGGGTTAAATTATTTAGAATGATTTTTTCATGGTATCCCATAACATATCTTCTTGACATAATGGATACTTGGGACAATTCGAATTGTTAGATTGGACAGTCCgagtgaactaatgcaactaggaGTATAAGTGACGGCTCTCCTTTTATATTATCATATGAGAGATGCTTCACGAACTACTACATCAGTTAAAAGAAGTGAGTTGATCCAAGTTGGTAAGATAAGTATTAAAATGATATAAGTGGAGATATTAAGAAAATACTTGATGATATATAGTTTGGTTGAAGTACTTAATGGTCATTTATATAGTAGAATGACAAAACAGGATTTATGTAGCCAATCCTAGGTTGTTGAGATAAGGCttcgataataataataataatgttgatGAGGACGATATGGATGATGCTCTAGTAACTTTTGAACACAAGTAGTTATAGTCCTCTTAGTTGCATTATGATGGTAGataatccaatccgttgatttaGACCGTTTATTAGGTCTAACATATTTCATGAGAGCTACTATGTAAACATCGTACCATtctaacaaatattaaccatttgatcaatggccttcagTATAAACAGCCAAAATTGTTTACACAAAATAGgtcaaatcaacaatttgatgcATCTATTTCTTAGGGTAATTATGGATTACTTATGATTCCGAAGAATAACTTTCACTGGGCAATCATGACAATtctatccatggcttggaaaagggATGTCGATTAGATAATAAAGCCAAAATAAGGATAATTGAACCATCCAATCAGCGCTATGTTTCATGGTTTACTGTATTCTGGACTTAATAGACGGTTTCAGATCGATTACATAGACTGCTGAAGTGAACCCATGAAGAGAGAACTGAAAATTCTCTTTTTGTATTTTATGGAATAGGTAGGTACAACCAAATTCCTCGATTCAACTCAGACTCAACACATGATCAAGTTAAGTGGAGTTTATAATGGGGAAATATCCCGATTGGATGGACTCGATTGTCTAATTAAAGGGATTTCGGATCGTAAACAATCCAATTGGGTCTGATGCTACCGGAAGCTGATTGCTTCATCGTACTCAGTAAATTTTGTTGTGCCCAAAGTGATTGTACATggcttatccagaccgtccattcattttttcagctcattttagcggttgagcccaaaattgaagcatgtccaaagctcaagtggatcccaccacaggaaacagtggggataatgatttccactgtcaaaaccttcctagggtctgtagtaatgtttatttgtcatcaaatgtGTTCATAGGGCGGTCACGAAagacatggatcaagggaaaatatgtatatcagcttgatccaaaacctttgtggtccccaataagatttcaatggtaggtgttcaattcacagTCTACTTTGCTcgggtccacttgtgctttggaaaTGCTTTGAATTTGGgtccatatcctaaaataagctggtaagACGGATGCACGGGGTGGACaagacatatatatcatggtgggccccacagagtttactcagtaccctacAGCATATTAAGTTACCCCATCCGATTTGGTTGTTGCCTGTCCGAATTGATAATAGCCTGAGGCATATAACGTGCGAGTTTACAATCCATCATACAGAATCATCTTATACAAATCATATTATGGGGAGAGAAACTATGCCAAGAGGTAGTTTGGCACTATGGATTtgggggattggaagggattccaaaTCCATCTTGTTGTTTGATAGGATGGATTAGAGGGCATTTCAAATCTCTAAGATTTCAAATCCTCACTTTTTGTGAGTTTTGCAATTCATTCCTATTGTTTAGATTTTCAATCCACTTAATTTGTTAATTTTTAAAGGTAAGAGTGCCGTATGTGTAAAGATGTTTCATTAGACTACTAATCTAATATGCACGTGGTCTATTAATGATATCCCAAGAtaattgaattctaaatcactaAAATTACTTCAATAGAATGACCTTAGTAGTCCAAATATTATCCAtgttaatcaatagttaaaaatcattggttagctgCTCGGCTGTGATTATATGCTTGTGGCTCATCCGATgcttagaattttattattatcaggcaaagtatatatttcaacaggcttattacaattattgtgTCAAACATCTCATACTTAACATAATTAGGaaaattaaagttaatttagtaattaaattcaaactcttatAAATATACTAAGTAATTTAAATGTAtagttactttgggattaaaggGAATTTTGAATCAAGGTATTCCAAATCCAAGGATTTTCAATCCAATATTTCAAATCCATTGTGCCAAACGAGGCCTAAAGCCCCACACGACTTGTCATGCTCGAGATATCCAATCCATTTATCAAAAAGCCACTCATAAGATGGTCCAATTGGATTGGGTGCGGAAAAAGGTAACCAACGCTCCACATTCAATCTACAATTGCAGCACACTAAACGAGGACTTGGATTGGGTAGTGTAGCACACAACCGCCGGAAAAGGTTTGtaagccccaccatggtgtatgtgttttatttttgCCGGTCCTCCATTTTACCAGCttgttttagggcataagcccaaaagtgaAGAAGATCCACATATCAGATAGGCCTCGCCACTGAAAccatggttgaatgcccaccattaaaactttcccaGGCCTCATtgtgacatttattttccatccaacctgttaattaggtcatacaaacctgatGCAGGGAAAACACAGATGTTAgctaacttgatccaaaacttctgtggtctccAAACAGTTTTCAAtcatgggcgttcaatcaccactatttcttatggtgtggtccacctgagattgggatctctttcattttttgaaaCATGCCTTAACATGAGCTGGCGGAAcggattaacggcgtggataaaacacatacatcatgcccaCAAAGTTTTTCCAGAAGCAGCACAGCATGAGACCATGATATGCATTACGGTAGTATAAGGCACTGATGAACGGTCAAATCCCGTACACGTGCAATGGTGCCACCTGTGCCTCCAATCCTACACGCGAGTAGGCTTCCAACATCGCCGTAGAGACTACAATTTCCCTCGAGAAAAAAGAAAGTAGCCGAGAAGAGAGATGATCTCGTTGGCATGATGATACGTGCATGGCCTCGATCGATGCATCCATGCATCTTTCTCTCTTTGACAGTGGCAGGCAGCCAGGGATACCATCTCATGACTCCTGACGTCATCTCCCTCTCTGAATTATGGGATCCCGTGCATCAGCCCTTGTACAGTCACATGGACGCGCAGGATTCAGTACATGTGTGGGTCATGCATTCCCAattcaaaccgttgatctgatgttcCCCGTCTTCGATTGGCGATGCCGTGAAGTTTTACTTACTTGGGTGAAAATAAACCATTGATCCGTGGTCAAAACAGACTGTCAAAATACACTACGGAAGATCTACGGCTTCGATCTTCCGGTGTTTGAGATCCTTTCGTCACCATCATCAACAGTTGGGCTCTATAGTCAACCGTCCGGATCACATAAATGAGGCATCTGCATGTACGTAACAATACACGTCAGCCACACCAATATAAGCCGTGAATTACAGATGAGGCATACTCTAAAATCAGAACAGcagtaaaaaatcctaaccttacGTCATTTGACACTTGTTTTCTAAATTTATACCATCATAAAATCCTCATGTTAAACACCCGATTGAAACAATCAAACGGCTAAAAATGTCCGTTGTAATCAATCCATAAAAATCCTCatgatttgaatggtctggattaagaaaaaatatgcaaaaataacATAGTAAGTCCACTTATCAATGAGCATGAGCATGGATTACCATACTCCACCAAACCATGGATCTATTTCACAATAACAAAACCCCACCTACGCATCTCTCTCCTATCATTTCctccccaaactctctctctctctctctctctctctctctctctatagagcAGCAGCAACAGCCGTCCAAATCCGCCACAATCCGTCATGCGGCCTTAAATCGTAATCTGCACATCCAAACACTCCATTCCCGAAATGGGACCGTACGACACGGCAATCTCCCCTACCACCACCAACTCCTCTCCATGCGGCCCATCCAAGCTCTCGGAGATCGACGGCCTCCTCGCAGGGGCGGGCTACCACATCCGGTCGTCGGATCTACGCCACGTGGCTCAGAGGCTAGAGCATCTAGAGTCAGCGATGGTCAACCAAGCTCCCGAGAACATCTCCAACCTAGCCTCAGAGGCCGTACACTACAACCCCTCCGACCTAGCGTCCTGGGTCGAGTCCATGCTCTCCGAGTTCCACCATTCACCACCGTCTCATCTCCTCCCCACCTTCTCAGACCCACAGAAGCCTTCCCCGATGCTCGATACGTGGCAACCCGACCCCTGCACGGACccgatgcagcagcagcagctgacaGTTATGGCGGCCTTGGAGGAAGAGGACTCCGGCATCCGGCTCGTGCACCTGCTGATGACGTGTGCCGAGGCGATGCAACGTGGCGAGATCGCATTGGCGGGGTCACTGATCGACGAGATGCGACTTCTCCTGACACGCGTCAACACCGGATGCGGCATCGGGAAAGTCGCCAGCTACTTCATCGACGCTCTAAGCCGGCGGCTCTTCTCGCCGGCCCAGACGGGGCCGGACTGCTCCGGTTCGGCTCTTGAGAACGAGATCCTCTACCACCATTTCTACGAGGCTTGCCCCTACCTCAAATTCGCCCACTTCACCGCCAATCAAGCCATCCTCGAGGCATTCCACGGCCACGATTGCGTCCACGTCATCGACTTCAACCTGATGCACGGCCTGCAATGGCCCGCCCTGATCCAAGCCCTCGCGCTCCGCCCTGGTGGCCCACCGTTCCTCCGCCTGACCGGCATCGGCCCACCTTCCCCTGACGGCCGCGACTCCCTCCGCGAgatcggcctccgactcg
This region includes:
- the LOC131223280 gene encoding protein SLENDER RICE1-LIKE 1-like — translated: MGPYDTAISPTTTNSSPCGPSKLSEIDGLLAGAGYHIRSSDLRHVAQRLEHLESAMVNQAPENISNLASEAVHYNPSDLASWVESMLSEFHHSPPSHLLPTFSDPQKPSPMLDTWQPDPCTDPMQQQQLTVMAALEEEDSGIRLVHLLMTCAEAMQRGEIALAGSLIDEMRLLLTRVNTGCGIGKVASYFIDALSRRLFSPAQTGPDCSGSALENEILYHHFYEACPYLKFAHFTANQAILEAFHGHDCVHVIDFNLMHGLQWPALIQALALRPGGPPFLRLTGIGPPSPDGRDSLREIGLRLAELARSVRVRFAFRGVAASRLDDVKPGMLQVGPREAVAVNSVMQLHRLLGSDTSRGPAPIDSVLGWIHGLNPKIVTVVEQEADHNGPKFVDRFTESLYYYSTMFDSLEACALQPEKAVAEMYIQKEICNILCCEGAARVERHEPLAKWRARMVRAGFKPLHLGSNAFKQASMLLTLFSAQGYCVEENGGCLTLGWHSRPLIAASSWQAAEPQAQPARDTIE